The segment GGTAAACCAACATTAGCCGGAATAGTACAAGGTGTACCCGTTATTGGTTTGCCAGGATACCCGGTTTCTTATTTAATCGCTGCCTGGGAATTTGTGTTGCCTTTAGTCTATAAAAATTTAAGACAAATCCCACCGGAGAGAAAAAAAGATAAGGTGTTAATGGCAAAAAAGGTTGTGTCTAAATTAGGAAATGAAGAATTCCTTCGAGTAAAACTGGCCAAAATTGAAGATAACATAATGGCATATCCTCTAAGCCGCGGAGCAGGAGTTATTTCGTCATTAGTAGAAGCCGATGCGCTTGTAAGAATACCATCTCTCAGCGAAGGTTTGAGCTTAAAAGAAGAAATTGAAGCAGAATTATTAGAGAATAATTCAAATATAGACAATACAATAATTATTATTGGAAGTCATGATCTTATATTGGATGTTTTAAGGAATAAATTACAAACCAGTTCACCAGAATTTCGCCTTGCATCCTTTCATACCGGTAGTATGGGCGGACTGTTAGCATTGAAACAGGGAATTACTCATCTTGCAACTTCTCATCTGCTGGATGTAGAAAGTGGAGATTATAATTTTCCTTATATTAGAAGCATTTTACCGGGTCAAAAAATAATTGTTGTCAATATGGCTTACAGGCAGCAGGGATTTATGGTGCCAAAAAATAACCCAAAAAATATTTTCGAAGTAAAAGATTTAGTAAGAAGTGATGTTCGATTAGTTAATAGACAAAAAGGCTCAGGGACCAGGGTTTTGTTAGATTATTTGCTTGAGAAAAGTAATATTAATCCTGCTGAAATTCAGGGTTATAACCAGGAGGAGTTTACCCATCTGATGGTAGCTTCGGCGGTTGCCAACAAAAGGGTGGATGTAGGTTTAGGGATTTTTTCAGCAGCAAAAGCTTTTGACCTGGACTTTGTTTCTCTAATTAAGGAACGTTATGATTTGATTATACCGGAAAAATATTTTAATAGCCCGGGAATAAAAAGAATATTAGGAATAATAGAAACAGATAGTTTTAAAAATCAGGTTGAGGAACTTGGTGGATATGACTTAAGCCATTGCGGAAAGGTACTGAGAAAATGAAAAAATTAATTGATAAGTATGGAAGAGAGATTACCTATTTAAGGATTTCATTGACAGATCGCTGTAATTTTAGATGCATTTATTGTTCCCCTTCTGATAAGAATTTTTGTTTTATTAAGCATCAGAATATATTGAGATTTGAAGAAATCCTGGAGATTGCTCAAGTAGCAGTCAAGATGGGTATGACCAAAATAAGACTAACCGGCGGTGAACCATTGGTAAGAAAAGGTGTCATTGCTTTTATAGAGAAATTAAGGGCTATTGAAGGGTTGGAAGATATCTCAATGACTA is part of the Atribacterota bacterium genome and harbors:
- a CDS encoding substrate-binding domain-containing protein; translated protein: IYPIIRDIKEELKKTLQSAATENDIVTVIAGTSAGSKDFTVKALADIGEILFHGIAIMPGKPTLAGIVQGVPVIGLPGYPVSYLIAAWEFVLPLVYKNLRQIPPERKKDKVLMAKKVVSKLGNEEFLRVKLAKIEDNIMAYPLSRGAGVISSLVEADALVRIPSLSEGLSLKEEIEAELLENNSNIDNTIIIIGSHDLILDVLRNKLQTSSPEFRLASFHTGSMGGLLALKQGITHLATSHLLDVESGDYNFPYIRSILPGQKIIVVNMAYRQQGFMVPKNNPKNIFEVKDLVRSDVRLVNRQKGSGTRVLLDYLLEKSNINPAEIQGYNQEEFTHLMVASAVANKRVDVGLGIFSAAKAFDLDFVSLIKERYDLIIPEKYFNSPGIKRILGIIETDSFKNQVEELGGYDLSHCGKVLRK